The Chromatiaceae bacterium genome has a window encoding:
- a CDS encoding ABC transporter permease, giving the protein MPVLLLTDIFVFLLVGLLLAFGLYAARREHLRAPWRWVVQSRVGVVSLVILGSYAAIGLLDTVHFHPRLEAPAGGGVGGKSSEVLSLLDLWLAPLRERQEKTYSAPFATHLHAMETLAQPDGTSRRDYPRLVHGGAHLAASEGERGRDIMLTSLSGLTKGLALWALVTMVAVALLAWRRRRGRERNPPRGLIRDWGHALRDLARGGTQWPWRTGLLALGLILILGAVTAELAVKYHVLGTDKVGEDVLYQALKSIRTGLVIGTLTTLVMLPAAILLGIMAGYYRGLADDVIQYLYTTLNSIPGVLLIAAAVLMLQVHMSNHEAEFTSLAQRADLRLFFLCLILGVTSWTGLCRLLRGEALKLREVDYVQAAQALGVGNLSIIARHILPNVLHLVIIALALDFSGLVLAEAVLSYINIGVDPTMNSWGNMINGARLELAREPIVWWSLASAFLFMFVLVLFANLLADVVRDAFDPRLRGA; this is encoded by the coding sequence ATGCCCGTCCTGCTTCTGACCGACATCTTCGTCTTCCTGCTGGTGGGGCTGCTGCTGGCCTTTGGCCTCTACGCCGCGCGCCGGGAGCACCTGCGCGCGCCCTGGCGATGGGTGGTCCAGAGCCGGGTGGGGGTCGTGTCTCTGGTGATATTGGGCAGCTACGCGGCCATCGGTTTGCTGGACACGGTCCACTTCCATCCGCGCCTGGAGGCCCCGGCGGGGGGTGGCGTGGGGGGCAAGTCTTCGGAGGTGCTGAGTCTCCTTGATCTCTGGCTGGCGCCCCTGCGGGAGCGGCAGGAGAAGACCTATTCCGCGCCTTTCGCCACCCATCTTCACGCCATGGAGACCCTCGCCCAGCCCGACGGCACCAGCCGGCGGGACTATCCGCGCCTGGTCCATGGCGGGGCCCATCTGGCGGCGTCGGAGGGAGAGCGGGGCCGCGACATCATGCTGACGAGCCTGTCCGGCCTGACGAAGGGCCTGGCCCTCTGGGCCCTGGTGACAATGGTGGCCGTGGCCCTGCTGGCCTGGCGACGGCGGAGGGGGCGGGAGCGGAATCCGCCGCGGGGCCTGATCCGGGACTGGGGCCATGCGCTGCGCGACCTGGCTAGGGGCGGCACCCAATGGCCGTGGCGGACCGGGCTCCTGGCCCTGGGGCTGATCCTGATCCTGGGGGCCGTCACCGCGGAGTTGGCGGTCAAGTACCACGTCCTCGGCACCGACAAGGTGGGCGAGGACGTGCTTTATCAGGCCCTCAAGAGCATCCGCACCGGTCTGGTCATTGGCACCCTTACTACCCTGGTGATGCTGCCGGCGGCCATCCTGCTCGGCATCATGGCCGGCTATTACCGGGGCCTGGCCGACGATGTCATTCAGTATCTCTATACCACCCTGAATTCCATCCCCGGCGTTCTGCTCATCGCCGCCGCCGTGCTCATGCTCCAGGTCCACATGAGCAATCATGAGGCGGAATTCACCAGCCTGGCGCAACGGGCTGACCTGAGGCTTTTTTTCCTCTGCCTCATCCTGGGGGTGACCAGTTGGACCGGGCTCTGCCGCCTCTTGCGGGGCGAGGCCCTCAAGCTGCGGGAGGTGGATTATGTCCAGGCCGCCCAGGCCCTGGGGGTGGGGAACCTGAGCATTATTGCCCGCCATATCCTGCCGAATGTCCTGCATCTGGTGATCATCGCCCTGGCCCTGGATTTCAGTGGGCTGGTCCTGGCGGAGGCGGTGCTGTCCTACATCAACATCGGCGTGGACCCGACCATGAATTCCTGGGGCAACATGATCAATGGGGCGCGCCTGGAACTGGCGCGGGAGCCCATCGTCTGGTGGTCCCTGGCCAGCGCCTTTCTTTTCATGTTTGTTTTGGTGCTCTTCGCCAACCTGCTGGCCGACGTGGTGCGGGACGCCTTCGATCCCCGTTTGCGGGGGGCCTGA
- a CDS encoding GPP34 family phosphoprotein encodes MLTFAEEFLLLAHDEDSGDFAEIGFPVMSSVLAGAALMDLALLGRIDSDPRHHLILVDPKPVDEPILDFCLARIAEAPASKSIQDWITALAIHGARLRSLTIDRLLARGILERADKRFLWVFHTRVYPLVDEREMVEVKRRIANILFTDDIPDPRDTFLLALAERSGLLAEVFSQAVAEDRRERIQQLLHLDLFGQAVNRAIRHIQLAMLSGGHGEG; translated from the coding sequence ATGCTGACCTTCGCCGAGGAATTCCTGCTGCTGGCCCATGACGAGGACAGTGGCGACTTTGCCGAAATCGGTTTCCCGGTCATGAGTTCCGTGCTCGCCGGGGCGGCCCTCATGGATCTCGCCCTGCTGGGGCGCATTGACTCCGACCCACGCCACCACCTCATCCTGGTTGACCCCAAGCCGGTTGACGAACCCATTCTTGACTTCTGCCTGGCCCGGATCGCCGAGGCCCCGGCATCAAAATCCATCCAGGACTGGATCACTGCCCTGGCGATCCATGGCGCCCGGTTGCGGAGCCTGACCATCGACCGCCTCCTGGCCCGAGGCATTCTGGAGCGGGCCGACAAGCGCTTTCTCTGGGTCTTTCACACCCGCGTCTATCCCCTCGTGGACGAACGCGAAATGGTCGAGGTCAAGCGCCGCATCGCCAACATCCTCTTCACCGACGACATCCCTGATCCTCGGGATACCTTCCTCCTGGCCCTGGCGGAACGTAGCGGTCTGCTGGCCGAGGTCTTCAGTCAGGCGGTGGCGGAGGACCGTCGGGAGCGCATCCAGCAGCTTCTCCACCTCGACCTCTTTGGCCAGGCCGTCAATAGGGCCATCCGCCATATCCAGCTCGCCATGCTGTCCGGCGGCCACGGCGAGGGGTAA
- a CDS encoding GPP34 family phosphoprotein yields MLTFAEEFLLLAHDEKTGDFADVGFSVMSAALAGAALMDLALLNRIDMDRQRLILVTPGQTGEPVLDFCLARIGGSADLTTTEDWVDELSRDGEALRDMALERLVARGILKRENKRFLWVFNTRVYPMKDNRETVEVKRRISNILFSDEIPDPRDTFLIALADGSDLLSRVFNPDEVDRRRERIKGIVRLDMLGQVVCDYVRDTLNAPLIPPPGL; encoded by the coding sequence ATGCTCACCTTCGCCGAAGAATTCCTGCTGCTAGCCCATGACGAGAAGACTGGCGACTTCGCCGATGTTGGCTTTAGCGTCATGAGCGCCGCCCTCGCCGGGGCCGCCCTGATGGACCTTGCCCTGCTCAACCGCATTGACATGGACAGGCAACGGCTGATCCTCGTTACTCCTGGCCAGACGGGTGAACCCGTCCTGGATTTTTGTCTGGCCCGCATCGGTGGCAGTGCCGACCTAACCACGACCGAGGACTGGGTGGATGAGCTATCCCGGGATGGCGAGGCCCTGCGCGACATGGCCTTGGAGCGGCTGGTGGCGCGCGGTATCCTCAAGCGCGAGAACAAGCGCTTCCTCTGGGTATTTAATACCCGCGTTTATCCCATGAAGGACAATCGGGAGACGGTCGAAGTCAAGCGACGCATCTCCAACATCCTCTTTAGCGACGAGATCCCGGACCCCCGCGACACCTTCCTCATCGCCCTGGCCGATGGCAGCGACCTGCTGAGCCGGGTCTTCAACCCGGACGAGGTGGATCGCCGCCGGGAGCGCATCAAGGGCATCGTGCGGCTCGACATGCTCGGCCAGGTGGTGTGCGATTATGTGCGCGATACCCTCAACGCCCCCCTGATACCACCCCCGGGGCTCTGA
- a CDS encoding ATP-binding protein encodes MEQSFTLRNDPRDISQLAEQIEAFGKEGALSVQHIYQLNLVLDELLTNIVSYGYDDDLTHEIGLRLRAEPGHLTAILTDDGKPFNPLEEAPAAILDGSIEDRPIGGLGIHFMRTLMDEVAYQRQDGHNQLILIKHLSAQEG; translated from the coding sequence CTGGAACAAAGTTTTACGCTGCGGAACGACCCTAGGGATATCTCCCAACTCGCGGAGCAGATCGAGGCCTTCGGCAAGGAGGGTGCCCTCTCGGTCCAGCACATTTATCAACTTAACCTGGTTCTGGACGAGCTGCTGACCAATATCGTCTCCTATGGATACGACGACGACTTGACCCACGAGATCGGCCTGCGGTTGCGCGCGGAACCCGGACATCTTACCGCCATCCTCACGGATGACGGCAAACCCTTCAATCCACTTGAGGAGGCCCCGGCCGCCATCCTCGATGGTTCCATCGAGGATCGGCCGATTGGCGGCCTGGGTATTCATTTCATGCGCACTCTGATGGATGAAGTCGCTTACCAGCGTCAGGATGGCCACAATCAACTAATCCTGATCAAGCACTTGAGTGCCCAGGAGGGCTGA